The following proteins are encoded in a genomic region of bacterium:
- the xseA gene encoding exodeoxyribonuclease VII large subunit: MIVDSYTPESPVPGRNELPHIHTISEITERIKNHLEAEFVDVWVTGEVTDFRGRKGPHMYFALKDEKSRISAIIFGANGRLPFELVDGQKLICRGRLNVYEPKGAYSLIVDPAHCEPEGIGALKLAFEQLKKKLAAEGLFDPARKRPIPYLPRRIGIVTAPQGAAIRDLIHVLTRRFPNIEILLHPARVQGEGAGAEIAAAIEAMNLIPDIDVLIVGRGGGSMEDLWCFNEEVVARAIAASKIPVISAVGHEIDFTIADFVADLRAATPSAAAELAVPVRDDLARAIGETRGRLAQGLRRLVERKYLELKRIEGRMADPTRRFPDLIQRVDGLRQRMIYSLNVKAKSLEQNLSKLSSNLEHLSPLGVLAKGYAVIEGPDGLAVRDSSKLNLGDSLGLRFHKGSASAKVTKIQ; this comes from the coding sequence ATGATCGTGGATTCGTACACGCCGGAGTCTCCGGTCCCCGGTCGCAATGAGCTTCCCCATATTCACACCATCTCCGAGATCACCGAGCGGATTAAAAACCACCTCGAGGCTGAGTTCGTTGACGTGTGGGTGACCGGCGAGGTCACGGACTTCCGGGGCCGCAAGGGCCCGCACATGTATTTCGCCCTCAAGGACGAGAAGAGCCGGATCAGCGCGATAATCTTCGGCGCAAACGGCAGGCTCCCGTTCGAGCTCGTCGACGGGCAGAAGCTCATCTGTCGCGGCAGGCTCAACGTCTACGAGCCCAAGGGCGCCTATTCGCTGATAGTGGACCCGGCGCATTGCGAGCCCGAGGGGATCGGTGCGCTCAAGCTCGCATTCGAACAGCTCAAGAAGAAGCTCGCCGCGGAGGGGCTCTTCGATCCTGCGCGCAAGAGGCCGATACCGTATCTCCCTCGCAGGATCGGCATCGTCACCGCGCCACAGGGCGCTGCGATCCGCGACCTCATCCACGTGCTCACGCGCCGCTTCCCGAACATCGAGATACTGCTGCACCCGGCGCGAGTGCAGGGCGAGGGGGCGGGCGCCGAGATAGCCGCTGCGATTGAGGCGATGAACCTGATCCCTGACATCGACGTCCTGATCGTCGGCCGCGGCGGCGGATCCATGGAGGACCTCTGGTGTTTCAACGAGGAGGTCGTGGCGCGCGCCATCGCGGCATCTAAGATTCCGGTCATCTCAGCGGTGGGCCACGAGATCGACTTCACTATCGCTGACTTCGTCGCCGACCTCCGAGCTGCGACACCCTCTGCGGCCGCTGAGCTCGCGGTGCCTGTGCGCGACGACCTTGCGCGCGCGATCGGCGAGACCAGGGGAAGGCTCGCACAGGGGCTCCGGCGCCTGGTCGAGAGAAAATATCTGGAGCTGAAGCGGATCGAGGGGAGGATGGCGGATCCAACCCGCCGATTCCCGGATCTGATCCAGCGCGTGGACGGGCTGAGGCAGAGGATGATCTACTCGCTCAACGTGAAGGCAAAGAGCCTTGAGCAGAATCTTTCCAAACTTTCATCCAATCTCGAACATCTGTCCCCGCTCGGAGTCCTCGCCAAGGGTTACGCCGTGATCGAGGGCCCGGACGGCCTGGCGGTGCGCGATTCCTCAAAACTCAATCTCGGCGATTCCCTCGGCCTCCGCTTCCACAAAGGCTCCGCCTCCGCCAAGGTCACCAAAATTCAATAG
- a CDS encoding patatin-like phospholipase family protein yields the protein MGITIVQRSDLARARTRASRALILAGGAITGGSFMAGGLKALNDYLVGSGVNDFDIFVGISSGSILAAPLAGGISPESMLKSLDGTSRHFSQLTAWHCYRPNISEIVSRPISFFLGAAMWLPGGIVRLAQRHGEWRKGMLGSIWQFVLEPSKQNYDDLMGPLLKVLAEGDLPSLFALLPSGLFDNSPIEAYIRENIEKNGLTNDFDETLKYTGKRLYISAVRLDGARRVVFGPGEETGLTISEAIQASTALPGFYKPARIGGVDYVDGGVQETANIDTAVDRGAKLIVCYNPFRPYDPEQFVEGMSRRRRSGKRLATDGIATVLNQILRAFFHARLAVALKRFRDDPSFDGDIILIEPRANDEAFFSLNPLLLRNRIAAARLGFISARSSIEERFDEISGIMAAYGVEMNREGVNKKYEKIAQPGASEREIQRLLEGREKRAKARVEARAKAKKKKRASR from the coding sequence ATGGGGATCACGATAGTCCAGAGAAGCGACCTGGCCAGGGCCAGGACCCGCGCGAGCAGGGCGCTCATCCTCGCGGGCGGCGCCATCACCGGAGGTTCGTTCATGGCAGGGGGCCTCAAGGCCTTGAACGACTACCTCGTGGGCTCGGGAGTCAACGATTTCGACATATTCGTTGGGATAAGCTCCGGCAGCATACTCGCGGCGCCGCTGGCCGGAGGGATCTCGCCCGAGTCGATGCTCAAAAGCCTGGACGGCACCTCCCGCCACTTCTCCCAGCTCACGGCATGGCATTGCTACAGGCCCAACATCTCGGAGATCGTATCCAGGCCGATCAGCTTCTTCCTCGGCGCGGCCATGTGGCTGCCCGGCGGCATAGTCCGCCTGGCGCAGCGCCACGGCGAGTGGAGGAAGGGGATGCTGGGTTCGATCTGGCAATTCGTGCTCGAGCCTTCAAAACAAAATTACGACGACCTCATGGGGCCGCTGCTCAAGGTGCTGGCTGAGGGCGATCTGCCGTCGCTCTTCGCATTGCTGCCCTCCGGGCTCTTCGACAACAGCCCGATAGAGGCCTACATCCGCGAGAACATAGAGAAGAACGGGCTGACCAACGATTTCGACGAGACGCTCAAATACACGGGCAAGAGGCTCTACATATCGGCGGTGCGGCTCGACGGCGCGCGCAGGGTCGTCTTCGGCCCGGGCGAGGAGACGGGGCTCACCATCTCCGAGGCGATCCAGGCATCGACCGCGCTGCCCGGGTTCTACAAACCTGCGCGCATAGGCGGGGTCGACTACGTGGACGGCGGCGTGCAGGAGACCGCGAACATCGACACCGCGGTGGACAGGGGGGCGAAGCTCATCGTCTGCTACAACCCGTTTCGCCCCTACGACCCGGAGCAGTTCGTGGAGGGAATGAGCCGTCGCCGCAGGAGCGGGAAGAGGCTTGCGACCGACGGCATCGCCACCGTGCTCAACCAGATACTCAGGGCCTTCTTCCACGCCAGGCTCGCGGTTGCGCTCAAACGCTTCCGCGACGATCCTTCCTTCGACGGCGACATAATACTCATCGAGCCCAGGGCGAACGACGAGGCGTTCTTCTCGCTCAACCCGCTGCTCCTCAGGAACCGGATCGCGGCTGCCAGGTTGGGTTTCATCTCTGCGCGGAGCTCCATAGAGGAGCGCTTCGACGAGATATCCGGTATCATGGCCGCATACGGGGTCGAGATGAACAGGGAGGGAGTGAACAAGAAGTACGAGAAGATTGCACAGCCCGGGGCCAGCGAGCGCGAGATACAGAGGCTGCTCGAGGGGCGCGAGAAGAGGGCCAAGGCCAGGGTTGAGGCCAGGGCCAAGGCCAAGAAGAAGAAGAGGGCGTCGAGATGA